From one Eucalyptus grandis isolate ANBG69807.140 chromosome 9, ASM1654582v1, whole genome shotgun sequence genomic stretch:
- the LOC104418480 gene encoding cytochrome P450 81E8 produces MENTVQYAILLTVLSLVILYFFLTREPKNLPPSPPSLPIIGHLHHLKLPLHRTLLSLSTKYGPIMTLRFGVRRFVVVSSLPLAEECFTKNDVVLANRPKLFIGKYLGYDYTTLILSSYGDHWRNLRKIATIEVLSSHRINLLSHVRRDEIRRLMLRLAQGRFQSHHRVELKTLFSELTFNIMMRMIAGKRYYGEGLTIDEAEAREARKLIKQIVGSGGTSYVGDFLPILKLVDYNGVKKWVVELKEKIDAFIQGLINEHRRKKGDPELADSMISHLLHLQESQPEDYSDSMIKGLVLVLLVAGTDTSSLTLEWIMTNLLNNPEKLEKARNEIDSVIGHDRLVEESDVSNLPYLQCIILETLRLNTTVPLLVPHASSADCTIGGYFVPRDTIVLVNAWAIHRDREVWEDPLSFKPERFEGNGGEKQRKLMLPFGLGRRACPGAPLAQRVMGWTLSLLIQGFDWKRVSEEKIDMTEGPGTTMPKVVPLELMCKVHPRMGKLVPKD; encoded by the exons ATGGAAAACACAGTTCAGTATGCGATCCTCCTCACTGTCCTCTCTCTAGTTATTCTCTACTTCTTCCTAACAAGAGAACCCAAGAACCTCCCTCCAtcccctccttctctccctATCATTGGCCACCTCCACCACTTGAAGTTGCCCCTTCACAGGACCCTTCTCAGCCTCTCCACTAAGTATGGCCCCATCATGACCCTTCGGTTCGGGGTCCGCCGGTTCGTGGTCGTGTCATCACTGCCGCTGGCCGAGGAATGCTTCACCAAGAATGACGTCGTGCTTGCCAACCGCCCGAAGCTGTTCATTGGCAAGTACCTCGGCTATGACTACACCACCCTCATCTTGTCGTCCTATGGCGACCATTGGCGTAACCTCCGGAAGATCGCCACCATCGAGGTTCTCTCGTCGCACCGCATCAATTTACTCTCCCATGTCCGGAGGGACGAGATCCGGCGGCTGATGCTCCGTCTGGCCCAGGGCAGGTTCCAGTCCCACCACAGGGTCGAGCTCAAAActctattctcagagctgacgTTCAACATCATGATGAGGATGATTGCAGGGAAACGGTACTACGGCGAGGGCTTGACCATCGACGAGGCTGAGGCAAGGGAGGCGAGGAAGCTGATTAAACAGATTGTTGGGAGTGGCGGGACAAGTTACGTTGGCGATTTCCTGCCCATACTAAAGTTGGTCGATTACAATGGGGTCAAGAAGTGGGTGGTTGAGCTGAAAGAGAAGATCGATGCGTTCATTCAGGGCTTGATCAACGAGCACCGGAGGAAGAAGGGCGACCCAGAGCTCGCAGACAGCATGATCAGTCATCTTCTGCATCTACAAGAATCTCAGCCGGAAGACTACTCGGACTCCATGATCAAAGGGCTTGTCCTT GTTTTGTTAGTTGCGGGAACAGACACATCATCGCTTACATTAGAATGGATAATGACAAACTTACTAAACAATCCTGAAAAGTTAGAGAAGGCCCGAAACGAGATTGATTCTGTTATTGGCCACGATCGTCTGGTAGAAGAATCGGATGTTTCGAATCTACCTTACCTTCAGTGCATCATCTTAGAGACCCTTCGACTAAACACCACGGTGCCACTTCTCGTCCCGCACGCATCATCAGCTGATTGCACCATTGGTGGATACTTTGTTCCACGCGACACTATTGTACTGGTGAATGCATGGGCTATTCACAGAGATCGTGAGGTGTGGGAGGACCCATTGAGCTTCAAGCCTGAAAGGTTCGAGGGCAATGGCGGTGAAAAACAACGAAAGCTGATGTTGCCTTTCGGGCTAGGACGGAGGGCATGCCCTGGTGCACCCCTCGCTCAGCGGGTCATGGGGTGGACATTGAGCTTGTTGATTCAGGGTTTTGATTGGAAAAGAGTGAGCGAAGAAAAGATTGACATGACGGAAGGCCCAGGAACCACCATGCCAAAGGTAGTACCATTAGAATTAATGTGTAAAGTACACCCTCGTATGGGGAAACTTGTCCCTAAAGATTAA